The window GTCGAGATCGCCCCGCTCTTCACCCAAGAACTGCCGCGCAATGTTAGGATCATAACTTAATCTATATTGATCTCCGTCCGCCGCTTCGATGCTATCGAGCGTGAATGCATGCCATTCCCTGGCAGTCAGATAGCCAACCGATCGGAAGGCAAATTTTATAAACTTCTCGGCGTGCGCCAAGTTAAGGAATTTAATTTCAGATGCCAGCGCCTCATTGAATCCGATAAAATTTTCCCGACAGCAGAATGCACCTATATCGTTCAAAATGAGTGTCGAGATCGGAGTGTTGGGTTGAGCCGCTAAAAGGATTCCGATAACGCCGCCAAATGACGTACCGAGGAAAGTAACCGTCTTCGCTCGCAGGTGCGCTAACAACGTAACGACACAGTTGACCTGGGCATCCCATCCCGCCGCACGATAGGCCTCGGCCGACGGCAATCGATCGCTCCGGCCCATTCCCAGCAGTGTCACACCAATCACCCGAAATCGCTGGCTAGCGATCTCTGCGACATCACGGAAATCCTGATAATTCCTTGTGATACCGGGCACGCATACCAAAATCGGCTTGGTCGAATATCTGTCCGTATCCCCGTAGACGATCGTTCGCAGCCCGCTCGGTGTCCATACCGGCAACGCAAACTCGTCAAAGGAACTGCGATCGACAGAAATTTCTGTTGGGCGATTCATCAAATCATCGCTCACTAGGCTGACCAATACGCCCAAGCCATTTTGAGAACGTCTTGATGGCAAAGGTCAGACGATCAAGCACATTTGTGGCGCTCGCGATCGATACGATAATCAGGAGACCTCCCAACATCTGCATGGGGGTCAATCGTTCGCCAAGCAACAAAGACGCCCAGATCACCCCGAAAAGCGGAATGAAGAACGAAACGAATGTAGCATTCAAAGGTCCGGCAACCTTCACAAGTCGATAGTATAGGAAAAGTGGCAGGGCGGTCGAACAGGCACCCAGCAAACAAACCAGTCCAACGATCGCGGGAGAAAGATTCGAGAGGGCAAACTCATTAGCGGCTGGAATGATCAATAAAATTGCCGAACATAGGGACGGCCACATTGCGAGGTCGGCGGTGTCTGTAGTCGACATCCGCGCCTTAACATAGATCGCCCCGCTCGCGTAGAACGCGCTCGAAAGAAGCGCAATTAACAAGCCAAACAAGCTACTTCGCATCTCTCCAAAAGACGCAGCAATGAGCACAACACCCGCAAACGCAATAGGCATACCAATCAGTCGCCTAAGACCGATGCTGTCCTTTAAAAACAATTTGGCATAGATTGCGGCAAAGAATGGAACGGTCGCATTCGTGAGGGCAAGCAGCGAAGCGGAAATCTCTTTTGCAGCCAAGCCAGCGAGCACAAAGGGAAGCACGAGCCCAATGACTCCGAGGGTAATGTAGTCAACAATGCGTGCCGGTGGTTTGTCAGCATTCGCCCTCATACGCAGAAGAATCACATAGATAATCAGGGCGACCAATATTCTCCCCTCTGCAACAACAAATGCGCCTAGAACAGGCGCTGTGGCTCTTAAGAGCACGAATGACAAGCCCCAGAGCGCTCCCAGCAGAGGAATCTGAAGAAAAACACCCAGCGTCATATTCGGACACTCGCCTGACCAATGGTTGATTCAGTAACTGATGGTTCAGGCGACCGTATAGTCTCTCCTTCGGTCTTGAAAAATTGCGCCACTTCTTCTGCGATGTCAGGTTCTCTAAAATGAAAA is drawn from Bradyrhizobium prioriisuperbiae and contains these coding sequences:
- a CDS encoding DMT family transporter, giving the protein MTLGVFLQIPLLGALWGLSFVLLRATAPVLGAFVVAEGRILVALIIYVILLRMRANADKPPARIVDYITLGVIGLVLPFVLAGLAAKEISASLLALTNATVPFFAAIYAKLFLKDSIGLRRLIGMPIAFAGVVLIAASFGEMRSSLFGLLIALLSSAFYASGAIYVKARMSTTDTADLAMWPSLCSAILLIIPAANEFALSNLSPAIVGLVCLLGACSTALPLFLYYRLVKVAGPLNATFVSFFIPLFGVIWASLLLGERLTPMQMLGGLLIIVSIASATNVLDRLTFAIKTFSKWLGRIGQPSER
- a CDS encoding alpha/beta hydrolase, which codes for MSDDLMNRPTEISVDRSSFDEFALPVWTPSGLRTIVYGDTDRYSTKPILVCVPGITRNYQDFRDVAEIASQRFRVIGVTLLGMGRSDRLPSAEAYRAAGWDAQVNCVVTLLAHLRAKTVTFLGTSFGGVIGILLAAQPNTPISTLILNDIGAFCCRENFIGFNEALASEIKFLNLAHAEKFIKFAFRSVGYLTAREWHAFTLDSIEAADGDQYRLSYDPNIARQFLGEERGDLDLWDCWNSVRCPTLVVRGKESQWLSESTVEKMRDVNPACDGLTLNGCGHFPHLRSKEHIEPIMRWLEKRMLIDA